In Natronocella acetinitrilica, the following proteins share a genomic window:
- a CDS encoding lipocalin-like domain-containing protein: MKRWLPVPLLLLLAVVIWLWLPSHDGSDTGGEPFSVTGALSGEDVAEGYPRVTGPEALDFPRDHGAHPEYRNEWWYVTGNLEDADGNHYGYQITFFRFNVDPNAPQRESALATNQVWMAHLALTDSGSGRFHHEERLSRGASGLAGASAQPFAVWLDDWRLDGDGDDFMPLRLRAAMDGVTVDLRLDAAKPMVLQGEQGYSQKGRKPGNASRYFSYTRLLTEGSITVEGERLAVAGTSWMDREWGTSPLEEEQTGWDWFSIQLDNEREIMFYHLRRADGSIDAMSKGLLVESDGSSRVLTLDEVELTATRHWESPLGDARYPVAWQMRIPGEGIDLTMAARTDDQELRSGFRYWEGAIAIEGEDNGESITGVGYAELTGYVR; this comes from the coding sequence ATGAAGCGCTGGCTGCCAGTTCCACTATTGCTGCTGCTGGCCGTGGTCATCTGGCTGTGGCTACCATCCCATGACGGCAGTGACACCGGCGGCGAGCCGTTTTCCGTCACCGGCGCCCTCTCCGGTGAGGACGTGGCCGAGGGCTACCCCCGAGTCACCGGCCCGGAGGCGCTGGATTTCCCCCGGGATCACGGCGCCCACCCCGAGTACCGTAACGAATGGTGGTATGTTACGGGCAACCTGGAGGATGCCGATGGCAACCACTACGGCTACCAGATCACCTTTTTCCGCTTCAATGTCGACCCGAATGCACCGCAGCGGGAGTCGGCCCTCGCCACCAATCAGGTCTGGATGGCGCATCTGGCGCTGACGGACAGCGGCAGCGGCCGTTTTCACCACGAGGAGCGGCTGTCCCGCGGGGCCAGCGGGCTGGCTGGCGCTTCGGCGCAGCCCTTCGCCGTCTGGCTGGATGACTGGCGGCTTGACGGTGACGGGGACGATTTCATGCCTTTGCGGCTGCGCGCCGCCATGGACGGCGTCACGGTCGATCTGCGGCTGGACGCTGCCAAGCCCATGGTGCTCCAGGGTGAGCAGGGATACAGCCAGAAAGGCCGCAAGCCGGGTAACGCATCCCGCTATTTCTCATACACCCGCCTGCTTACCGAGGGCAGCATCACGGTGGAAGGCGAGCGATTGGCGGTGGCGGGTACGAGCTGGATGGACCGGGAGTGGGGTACCAGTCCCCTGGAAGAGGAGCAGACGGGCTGGGACTGGTTCTCCATTCAGCTCGATAATGAGCGGGAGATCATGTTCTACCACCTGCGTCGGGCCGACGGCAGCATTGATGCCATGTCCAAGGGCCTGCTGGTGGAGTCGGACGGCAGCAGCAGGGTACTGACACTGGACGAGGTGGAGCTGACCGCCACCCGCCACTGGGAAAGCCCCCTGGGCGACGCCCGTTATCCCGTGGCCTGGCAAATGCGGATCCCCGGCGAGGGGATTGATCTCACGATGGCCGCGCGCACGGACGATCAGGAGCTGCGTAGCGGATTCCGCTACTGGGAGGGGGCCATCGCCATCGAGGGTGAGGATAACGGGGAGTCCATCACGGGTGTTGGTTACGCCGAGCTGACGGGGTATGTGCGGTAG